A region from the Candidatus Melainabacteria bacterium genome encodes:
- the rimM gene encoding 16S rRNA processing protein RimM encodes MFLIGTIVGVFGNKGDLKIIPLINPSNYLLQINSIFLEGANTIKQEFKVLKSKKHKNVHLFTLEGIDNIEVAESLVGLSVYVSTIEFKELQKNEYYYHDLEGLTVYTETGELIGKVDHILNTGHDILVIKNEEGKEIMIPFVDEIVPEVNLKEKTITINAISGLVE; translated from the coding sequence ATGTTTTTAATTGGCACAATTGTAGGCGTATTTGGGAATAAGGGAGATTTAAAAATTATCCCTTTAATAAATCCATCTAATTATCTTTTACAAATTAATTCAATTTTTTTAGAAGGAGCTAATACTATTAAGCAAGAGTTTAAAGTTTTAAAATCAAAAAAACATAAAAATGTTCATCTGTTTACATTAGAGGGAATTGATAATATTGAGGTTGCTGAAAGCTTAGTAGGTTTATCTGTTTATGTTTCAACTATTGAGTTTAAAGAGCTTCAAAAAAACGAATATTACTATCATGATTTAGAAGGTTTAACTGTTTATACCGAAACTGGTGAGTTAATAGGAAAGGTAGATCATATATTAAACACAGGGCATGATATTCTTGTAATTAAAAATGAAGAAGGAAAAGAAATAATGATACCTTTTGTAGATGAAATAGTTCCAGAGGTTAATTTAAAAGAAAAAACAATAACAATAAATGCAATTAGTGGATTGGTGGAATAA
- a CDS encoding phosphoribosylanthranilate isomerase — MHNIRIKICGITSVYDARMVCSFPIHAVGLNFVKRSKRRINIKTAREIIDRLPPLVEPVLVFQDESISEVLYLTHLFGVNTVQLHGTEPVSYCNELKRFNKSLRIIKALPTKEASVIQLNAYKKACDCFLLDSYDRKSQMGGTRKPSDWNIAQEIVSKSRLPIILAGGLNPYNIQSAIKRVKPFAVDLNSGVESRVGKKDRSMMEKLFEELNS; from the coding sequence GTGCACAATATAAGGATTAAAATCTGTGGGATAACATCAGTTTACGATGCAAGAATGGTTTGTTCATTTCCAATTCATGCTGTTGGGTTAAACTTTGTTAAAAGATCGAAAAGACGAATCAATATAAAGACAGCAAGAGAAATAATTGATAGATTACCACCGTTAGTTGAACCTGTTTTAGTTTTTCAGGATGAAAGTATAAGTGAGGTGCTTTATTTAACTCATCTTTTTGGAGTGAATACTGTTCAGTTACACGGGACAGAACCAGTTTCTTACTGTAATGAGTTGAAAAGATTTAATAAGTCTCTAAGAATAATTAAAGCTCTTCCTACGAAAGAAGCATCAGTTATACAATTAAATGCATACAAAAAAGCCTGTGATTGTTTTTTACTTGATTCATATGACAGAAAGAGTCAAATGGGCGGGACAAGAAAGCCATCTGACTGGAATATTGCGCAAGAAATAGTTTCAAAATCAAGGTTACCAATTATCCTTGCAGGAGGTTTAAATCCTTATAATATTCAAAGTGCAATTAAAAGAGTAAAACCTTTTGCAGTTGATTTAAATAGTGGTGTTGAATCACGTGTTGGAAAGAAGGACAGAAGCATGATGGAGAAATTATTTGAAGAATTGAATTCGTGA
- the alaS gene encoding alanine--tRNA ligase produces the protein MGPATSKEIRESWISFFSKEHGHTYVKSSSLIPDNPTLLLTGAGMVQFVPYFLDLKEPEFKRAATIQKCTRVGGKDSDLENIGRTTRHHSFFEMLGNFSFGDYFKSEAISWAWDYVTKILSLPKEKLIVSVFKGDKITPFDSEAYDLWKKLGLDESKIKKLGRKDVFWGPPGPTGPCGPCSEIYFDRGPDFKDPDERYLEIWNLVFMEFEKDEEGKIKLLAKKNIDTGAGLERIALILQSKPSTFETDLLKPILDTVCEITKGKSDLKTRIITDHIRCICFLIADGIRPSNLGRGYVLRMLIRRAARFGYLLGMREPFLYKLPGVVTENYSVVYTELLNINLTIEVVKREEEKFLETIERGLVYLDNLFLKPGKIISGEDAFNLYSTYGFPVELTIDIAKEKDKEVNLVSFETAKEKHSEVSNKDVFAVKLTDKKNYGDLLKELGTTQFLGYEVERCDAKVLAILNSSGERVEKIKEGESGEIILDKTVFYAESGGQVGDIGIIRDQRLETIDQRPKVIVTDTQKFEGLFMHHVQVKSGEIKIGDNVSCEIDLERRTRTKHHHSATHLMHSALRKIFGETLQQAGSEVNYERTRFDFTLDRGAKPEEIKMIEDMVNNWIQKKLPVEIKEMSFDDAIKTGALAFFGDKYGDFVRVIKMGDEKELASVEFCGGTHVKNTSEIGEFKIIKESSISAGTRRIEAVSGEALREYMVKQEKERELKSQKEKELEVKKIQEEKKTALSLEKLKMQEDKIQKLPNDVLLFIPKSDDYGSNAIKIYIENKIKSETKLVAVIVNVETLLATSLTFYVGITKDLIQKGLKAKELVNKIAEVTGGRGGGRDDFAQAGGKDISRIEEALKAGQKFILLF, from the coding sequence ATGGGACCAGCAACCTCAAAAGAAATTCGTGAGTCTTGGATTAGTTTTTTTTCTAAAGAGCATGGTCACACATATGTCAAGAGCAGCTCTTTAATACCAGACAATCCAACACTTTTATTAACAGGAGCTGGCATGGTTCAGTTTGTACCATATTTTTTAGATTTAAAAGAACCTGAATTTAAACGTGCAGCAACTATTCAAAAATGTACACGTGTTGGAGGAAAAGATTCTGATCTTGAAAATATTGGGAGAACAACAAGACATCACTCGTTTTTTGAAATGCTTGGAAATTTTAGTTTTGGAGATTATTTTAAATCTGAAGCAATTTCTTGGGCATGGGATTATGTAACAAAGATTTTAAGCTTGCCAAAGGAAAAGTTGATTGTCTCTGTTTTTAAGGGAGATAAAATAACACCTTTTGATAGTGAAGCTTATGATTTATGGAAAAAACTTGGTTTAGATGAAAGTAAAATTAAAAAACTAGGTAGGAAAGATGTGTTTTGGGGTCCTCCAGGGCCAACAGGTCCTTGTGGACCATGTTCTGAGATTTATTTTGACAGAGGGCCTGATTTTAAAGATCCAGATGAGAGATATTTAGAGATCTGGAATCTTGTTTTTATGGAATTTGAAAAAGATGAAGAAGGGAAGATTAAATTACTTGCGAAAAAAAATATAGACACAGGAGCTGGACTAGAAAGAATTGCTCTTATTTTACAGAGTAAACCAAGTACATTTGAAACAGATCTTTTAAAACCGATTCTAGACACAGTTTGTGAAATAACGAAGGGTAAATCTGATTTAAAAACAAGAATCATTACCGATCACATTCGTTGTATTTGTTTTTTAATTGCAGATGGAATAAGACCTAGCAATTTAGGACGTGGTTATGTACTCCGCATGCTAATTAGAAGAGCAGCAAGATTTGGTTACTTGCTTGGTATGAGAGAGCCATTTTTATATAAATTACCAGGAGTAGTGACAGAAAATTATTCAGTGGTTTACACTGAGCTGTTAAACATAAATTTAACTATTGAGGTAGTTAAACGAGAAGAAGAAAAGTTCTTAGAAACAATTGAACGAGGACTTGTTTATTTGGATAATTTATTTTTAAAACCAGGGAAAATAATTTCAGGAGAAGATGCTTTTAATTTATATTCTACCTATGGTTTTCCAGTTGAATTAACTATTGATATTGCAAAAGAAAAGGATAAAGAAGTTAATCTTGTAAGTTTTGAAACTGCAAAAGAAAAGCATTCAGAAGTTTCAAACAAAGATGTTTTTGCAGTTAAGTTAACAGATAAAAAAAATTATGGAGATCTTTTAAAAGAACTTGGAACTACACAATTTTTAGGATATGAAGTAGAAAGATGTGATGCAAAAGTTCTTGCAATTTTAAACTCAAGTGGAGAAAGAGTAGAAAAAATAAAAGAAGGAGAAAGTGGTGAAATTATTTTAGACAAGACTGTTTTTTATGCTGAATCTGGAGGACAAGTAGGTGATATTGGAATTATTAGAGACCAAAGACTAGAGACTATAGACCAGAGACCTAAGGTTATAGTTACTGATACACAAAAATTTGAAGGACTCTTTATGCATCATGTACAGGTAAAATCTGGAGAAATAAAAATTGGAGATAATGTTTCATGTGAAATTGACTTAGAAAGACGAACTCGCACAAAACATCACCATAGTGCTACACATCTTATGCACTCAGCACTTAGAAAGATCTTTGGAGAAACCCTTCAGCAAGCAGGTTCAGAGGTAAATTATGAAAGAACAAGATTTGATTTTACGCTTGATCGAGGAGCAAAACCAGAAGAAATTAAAATGATTGAAGACATGGTAAATAACTGGATTCAAAAAAAACTACCAGTAGAAATAAAAGAAATGTCATTTGATGATGCAATAAAAACAGGTGCTCTGGCATTTTTTGGGGATAAGTATGGTGATTTTGTAAGAGTCATAAAAATGGGGGATGAAAAAGAACTTGCAAGTGTTGAGTTTTGTGGTGGAACGCATGTAAAAAACACTAGTGAAATAGGTGAATTTAAAATAATTAAAGAAAGCTCAATTAGTGCTGGTACAAGAAGAATAGAAGCAGTTAGTGGAGAGGCACTAAGAGAGTACATGGTTAAGCAAGAAAAAGAAAGAGAATTAAAATCACAGAAAGAAAAGGAGCTAGAAGTAAAAAAGATACAAGAAGAAAAAAAAACTGCTCTTAGTTTGGAAAAATTAAAGATGCAAGAAGACAAAATACAAAAATTACCAAATGATGTTTTACTTTTTATTCCCAAGTCAGATGATTATGGATCAAATGCAATTAAAATCTATATTGAAAATAAAATTAAATCAGAGACAAAACTAGTTGCTGTAATTGTAAATGTAGAGACGTTGCTCGCAACGTCTCTAACATTTTATGTAGGCATCACAAAAGACCTTATCCAGAAAGGCTTAAAAGCCAAAGAACTTGTAAACAAAATTGCAGAGGTAACTGGTGGTCGTGGTGGCGGTCGCGATGATTTTGCACAAGCTGGTGGGAAAGATATTTCAAGAATTGAAGAAGCTTTAAAAGCTGGTCAGAAATTTATTCTACTTTTTTAA
- a CDS encoding metallophosphoesterase has protein sequence MTKKRKYFLFSCFFTSLLLCFSTSFTSSKELKPLLHFVQISDIHLQHSYAKDAERLLGSSEKLLTSAVEQINNIKDLDLVLATGDLVDTPEEDLVDKFINITMSLKYPLYVLLGNHDVSIGGGLGKKGFIKKFSRDGVNPVSTYYSFLPNEKFKFICLDGTTDKIVTALGQIDDKQLKWLHDELENSKDRFVIIAIHFPIVEPYKSKDHFIVEPDRTKLLNLIKEYKNVLAVFSGHYHAAKLSKIKNIIHNSCPAVVQYPNAFREITIYNDDPKHILFDFKWHEVNGEELRNKSKNSSRAWSLTQGEAKDREGLIKLKKY, from the coding sequence ATGACTAAAAAAAGAAAATATTTTTTATTTTCATGTTTCTTTACTTCCTTACTTCTTTGCTTCTCTACTTCTTTTACAAGTTCTAAGGAATTAAAACCACTTTTACATTTTGTCCAGATCTCTGACATTCATCTTCAACATTCATATGCAAAAGATGCAGAGAGACTACTTGGAAGCTCTGAAAAACTTTTAACTAGTGCTGTTGAACAAATAAATAATATAAAAGATCTGGATCTTGTTTTAGCTACAGGAGATCTTGTAGACACACCAGAAGAAGACTTAGTAGATAAGTTTATTAATATTACTATGTCATTAAAATATCCATTGTATGTTTTACTTGGCAATCATGATGTAAGTATAGGTGGTGGACTTGGTAAAAAAGGATTTATTAAAAAATTTAGTAGAGACGGGGTTAACCCCGTCTCTACTTATTATTCTTTTTTGCCTAATGAAAAGTTTAAATTTATTTGTCTTGATGGCACCACAGATAAAATTGTTACAGCACTTGGGCAAATTGATGACAAGCAACTTAAATGGTTACATGATGAGTTAGAAAATAGTAAGGATAGGTTTGTAATCATTGCTATTCATTTCCCAATAGTTGAACCATATAAAAGTAAGGATCATTTTATTGTTGAACCAGACAGAACTAAGCTTTTAAATTTAATTAAAGAATATAAAAATGTTCTTGCAGTATTTAGTGGTCATTATCATGCTGCAAAATTATCCAAAATTAAAAATATAATTCACAACAGCTGTCCTGCTGTTGTTCAATACCCAAATGCATTTAGAGAAATTACTATCTACAATGATGATCCTAAACATATTTTATTTGATTTCAAGTGGCATGAAGTAAATGGTGAAGAACTTAGGAATAAAAGTAAAAATAGCTCCAGGGCTTGGTCTTTAACACAAGGAGAAGCAAAGGACAGAGAAGGGCTTATTAAATTAAAGAAATATTAG
- the purD gene encoding phosphoribosylamine--glycine ligase, with translation MNVLVIGGGGREHAICWKLHQSPHVTHIFCAPGNAGIAEVATCIPVKPHDIERLAETAIAQKIDLTIVGMDEPLSLGIVDHFKKKGLRIFGPTKNAAKLEWSKYFAKEFMLKHNIPTASYACFDSRDFAIAYAKSKEPPIVVKADGLALGKGVTVAKSLDEAKIAIHDCFDGKFGRAGSLVVIEDFLKGQEVSVFAFCDGKDAVTLATAQDYKRLEDGDNGPNTGGMGAYAPVSFVSPELLGKIKEEIISPTLTGMASEGNPYQGILYLGLMIDEHGNPRVVEFNSRLGDPEAQVVLPLLDEDFFEICFSVTEGDLGKYKEGLHRLGGAALCVVIASKGYPQNYEKGIPIGFQKLNEPIEVVSGKNPQTIESILKAKGIIFHAGTARDTDGRLVSNGGRVLGVTALADNLLDAQVLAYKLCERIDFEGKYYRRDIGDKGMI, from the coding sequence ATGAATGTTTTAGTAATTGGTGGTGGTGGAAGAGAACATGCAATTTGCTGGAAATTGCATCAAAGTCCACATGTGACTCATATATTTTGTGCTCCAGGAAATGCAGGTATTGCTGAAGTAGCAACTTGTATCCCTGTAAAGCCACACGATATTGAAAGATTAGCAGAAACTGCAATTGCACAAAAAATTGATCTAACAATTGTTGGTATGGATGAACCTTTATCTCTTGGTATTGTTGATCATTTTAAGAAGAAAGGACTTAGAATATTTGGACCTACAAAAAACGCAGCAAAATTAGAATGGTCAAAATATTTTGCAAAAGAGTTTATGCTAAAGCACAATATTCCTACAGCATCTTACGCATGTTTTGATAGCAGGGATTTTGCTATAGCTTATGCAAAATCCAAAGAGCCTCCAATTGTAGTAAAAGCAGATGGTCTTGCACTTGGTAAAGGAGTAACAGTTGCTAAATCTCTTGATGAGGCTAAAATTGCTATTCATGATTGTTTTGATGGGAAATTTGGCAGAGCAGGAAGTCTTGTAGTAATTGAAGATTTTTTAAAAGGGCAAGAAGTTTCTGTTTTTGCATTTTGTGATGGGAAAGATGCTGTTACATTAGCTACAGCTCAGGATTATAAAAGATTAGAAGATGGCGATAATGGCCCAAATACAGGTGGAATGGGAGCATATGCACCAGTCTCTTTTGTAAGCCCAGAGCTGCTTGGAAAAATAAAAGAAGAAATCATTTCTCCTACTTTAACTGGGATGGCTAGCGAAGGTAATCCATATCAAGGCATTCTTTATCTTGGACTTATGATTGATGAACATGGAAATCCAAGAGTTGTTGAGTTTAACTCAAGACTTGGAGATCCAGAAGCACAAGTTGTTTTACCTTTATTAGATGAAGATTTTTTTGAAATTTGTTTTTCAGTTACTGAAGGTGACTTAGGAAAGTATAAAGAAGGTTTACACAGATTAGGTGGTGCTGCACTTTGTGTAGTTATTGCTTCAAAAGGTTATCCTCAAAACTATGAAAAGGGTATTCCAATTGGATTTCAGAAACTTAATGAGCCAATAGAAGTTGTTAGCGGTAAAAACCCACAAACAATTGAGTCAATTTTAAAAGCCAAAGGAATTATTTTTCATGCAGGTACAGCAAGAGATACTGATGGCAGGCTTGTTTCAAATGGAGGAAGAGTATTAGGTGTTACTGCACTTGCAGACAATCTCTTAGATGCCCAAGTCCTAGCATATAAATTATGTGAAAGAATTGATTTTGAAGGGAAATATTATCGTAGGGATATTGGTGATAAAGGAATGATTTAG